In Bradyrhizobium sp. CCBAU 051011, the following are encoded in one genomic region:
- a CDS encoding AGE family epimerase/isomerase, whose product MTERDSAATADGLDPADIVKRLKLRMIEHCLPLWSSEGWDDKAGGFIDRLGADGRADFVAPRRVFVQARQIYCYAKAAQMGWYPEGRAIALKGLEHLLAKAKAPDGKPGFVHTLKPDGTVLDPLRDSYDHAFILLALATAYGLDRDAQIRAEIDALCHFIDTQLRSPHGGVHEGLPVSMPRRQNPQMHLFEAMIAAFDATHDTVFQNRAGDFFAVFLANLYDKQRQVLGEYFEEDFSKIEPVSVEPGHQAEWTWLLKGFERITGCPTGRYRGELLASALRYRDEATGCLIDEGDASGNIRRHTRRLWPQTEIAKAWIAQAEAGEAGAADEARVALARLEWHYLSHPVAGGWYDQFDRDGNSLVATIPASSFYHVLCAVAEAEQVIG is encoded by the coding sequence ATGACTGAAAGAGATAGCGCTGCGACGGCAGATGGGCTGGATCCGGCCGATATCGTCAAGCGGCTGAAGCTTCGCATGATTGAGCACTGCCTGCCGCTGTGGTCGAGCGAAGGCTGGGACGACAAGGCGGGCGGCTTTATCGACCGGCTCGGAGCGGACGGCCGTGCCGATTTCGTGGCGCCGCGCCGGGTTTTCGTGCAGGCGCGCCAGATCTATTGCTACGCCAAGGCGGCGCAGATGGGCTGGTATCCGGAAGGGCGCGCGATCGCACTGAAGGGGCTGGAGCACCTTCTCGCCAAGGCGAAAGCTCCCGACGGCAAGCCCGGTTTTGTCCACACGCTGAAGCCTGACGGGACGGTGCTGGACCCCTTGCGAGATTCCTACGACCACGCCTTTATCCTGCTGGCGCTTGCAACCGCCTACGGGCTTGATCGCGATGCGCAGATCCGCGCCGAGATCGATGCGCTGTGCCATTTCATCGATACGCAGCTGCGCTCGCCGCATGGCGGGGTTCACGAGGGATTGCCGGTTTCGATGCCGCGGCGGCAGAACCCGCAGATGCATTTGTTCGAAGCGATGATCGCGGCGTTCGACGCAACGCACGACACCGTGTTCCAGAACCGGGCCGGTGATTTCTTCGCCGTGTTTCTGGCCAACCTCTACGACAAGCAGCGGCAGGTGCTCGGCGAGTATTTCGAGGAAGACTTTTCGAAGATCGAGCCGGTCAGCGTCGAGCCCGGACATCAGGCGGAATGGACCTGGCTGCTGAAGGGTTTTGAGCGCATCACGGGTTGCCCCACGGGGCGCTACCGCGGCGAATTGCTGGCGTCGGCGCTGCGCTATCGCGACGAGGCGACCGGTTGTCTCATCGACGAAGGCGACGCCAGCGGCAACATCAGGCGGCATACGCGGCGGCTGTGGCCGCAGACCGAAATCGCCAAGGCGTGGATCGCGCAGGCCGAAGCGGGCGAGGCGGGCGCGGCCGATGAAGCGCGCGTGGCGCTGGCGCGGCTCGAGTGGCATTATCTCAGCCATCCCGTCGCAGGCGGCTGGTACGACCAGTTCGACCGCGACGGCAACTCGCTGGTTGCTACGATCCCTGCGTCCTCGTTTTACCATGTCCTTTGCGCGGTCGCGGAAGCGGAGCAGGTGATCGGTTAA
- a CDS encoding phenylacetate--CoA ligase family protein: MTDHYDALETREPAAREAELFSRLPDVLHKALVAPAYADRLRGIDPAVTSRAALARLPVLRKSELPALHKAAPPFGGFVAGPVGSFGRLFASPGPIFEPEPVHTDPWRGARALFAAGFRPGDVVLNTFSYHLTPGGFIFDASARALGCAVIPAGPGNAEQQFELIEAYRPVGYSGTPDFLKILLDAAASAGRNVSSIKRALVSGAAFPRSLQDEIKSRGIDAYQAFGTADLGLIAFETPAREGMVVNEDLIMEIVRPGTGDPVAPGEVGEIVVTSLDPQHPWIRLAIGDLTATLPGTSPCGRTNMRIKGWMGRADQTTKVKGMFVRPEQIAEIGKRHPELGRLRLVVTRSGESDLMTLKAETAAVTAGLQDELAATLRAVTKLGGKVELVASGSLPNDGKVISDERS, encoded by the coding sequence ATGACCGATCACTATGACGCCCTTGAAACACGCGAGCCGGCCGCACGCGAGGCGGAGCTGTTTTCTCGGCTTCCAGATGTCCTGCACAAGGCGCTGGTCGCGCCGGCCTACGCCGACCGACTGAGAGGCATCGATCCCGCCGTAACCAGCCGGGCCGCGCTGGCGCGCCTGCCCGTGCTGCGCAAGTCGGAACTCCCTGCCCTGCACAAGGCCGCGCCGCCCTTCGGCGGGTTCGTTGCGGGACCTGTGGGATCGTTCGGGCGGCTGTTTGCCTCGCCGGGGCCGATATTCGAGCCCGAACCTGTTCACACTGACCCTTGGCGCGGGGCGCGGGCGCTGTTCGCGGCAGGCTTCCGGCCCGGCGACGTCGTGCTCAACACGTTCAGCTACCATCTGACGCCCGGCGGCTTCATCTTCGACGCGTCGGCGCGGGCGCTGGGCTGCGCTGTGATCCCGGCCGGCCCCGGCAATGCCGAGCAGCAGTTCGAGTTGATCGAGGCGTACCGCCCAGTCGGCTATAGCGGCACGCCCGATTTCCTCAAGATCCTGCTCGACGCCGCCGCATCCGCCGGACGCAACGTCTCTTCGATCAAGCGCGCGCTGGTCTCCGGCGCGGCGTTCCCGAGATCGCTGCAGGACGAAATCAAGTCGCGCGGCATCGATGCCTATCAGGCGTTCGGCACCGCCGACCTCGGCCTGATCGCGTTCGAGACGCCCGCGCGCGAGGGCATGGTGGTCAACGAGGACCTGATCATGGAGATCGTGCGTCCCGGCACCGGCGATCCCGTCGCGCCCGGCGAAGTCGGCGAGATTGTCGTCACTTCACTCGATCCGCAGCATCCGTGGATCAGGCTCGCGATCGGAGACCTCACGGCAACACTGCCGGGGACGAGCCCGTGCGGGCGCACCAACATGCGCATCAAGGGCTGGATGGGCCGCGCCGACCAGACCACCAAGGTCAAAGGCATGTTCGTGCGCCCCGAGCAGATCGCCGAGATCGGCAAGCGCCACCCGGAACTCGGCCGGCTGCGCCTCGTGGTCACGCGCTCCGGCGAAAGCGACCTGATGACGCTGAAGGCGGAGACGGCCGCGGTTACCGCAGGTCTTCAGGATGAACTGGCGGCAACACTGCGCGCAGTGACGAAACTCGGCGGCAAAGTTGAACTTGTCGCTTCAGGTTCGCTGCCGAACGACGGCAAGGTGATATCAGACGAGCGGAGCTGA
- a CDS encoding HAD-IIIA family hydrolase, with amino-acid sequence MRRPAVFFDRDGVLNEDSGYVFEISKLRWIDGAREAVKAVNDAGCFAFVVTNQSGVARGLYEETHIKALHQCMADDLAKIGARIDAFEYCPFHPEASIERYRRASYRRKPAPGMINDLLERFPVDVGRSILIGDKATDLEAARASGIKGYLYVSGHLARFVKPLLPHIKARPTE; translated from the coding sequence ATGAGGAGACCAGCAGTTTTCTTTGATAGGGACGGAGTCCTGAATGAGGACTCGGGTTACGTGTTCGAGATCAGTAAACTGAGGTGGATAGATGGGGCACGCGAAGCGGTAAAGGCCGTCAATGATGCAGGATGCTTTGCATTCGTAGTGACAAACCAGTCGGGAGTGGCCAGGGGTCTTTATGAGGAAACTCACATTAAAGCACTGCATCAATGCATGGCCGACGACTTGGCCAAGATCGGAGCTCGCATAGACGCATTCGAATACTGCCCATTTCATCCTGAAGCATCGATTGAGCGATACCGTCGAGCAAGCTATCGACGCAAGCCTGCTCCGGGGATGATCAACGACCTCTTGGAACGTTTCCCTGTGGATGTCGGTCGGAGCATTCTCATAGGCGACAAGGCGACTGATCTAGAAGCCGCGCGGGCGTCGGGCATAAAAGGATATCTGTACGTAAGCGGCCACCTCGCCCGATTCGTAAAGCCGCTGTTGCCTCACATTAAGGCGAGACCAACTGAGTAA
- a CDS encoding ERF family protein: protein MQRSSNKIGTLAAALAKAQSEIANPEKSLTATIESPFPREGQRTFRYASLSVGLDIVRKCLGLHEIATVQSTAIDRDSGLIRLTTTLVHASGEWVSSDWPVCPASETAAPHRMGAALTYARRYALFTLVGIAGEDDLDAPETLPSPRSTEFRTADSSRRKQDRNVLQRPPTLSRDQSAQLKDQMLGEILSVATENDLLTWAQNGLLRKNALLEDDARLIETAYQQRLAEVTLSAGLLDGSIQGEPSAQGIVEEPVAHLAFPKEPVRKRSKAHLSFVRSQPCLICKQMPSDPHHLKFAQTKALGHKVSDEFTVPLCRTHHQDLHRHGNEKAWWANMQIAPMPIAKRLWDASQTGGQGGAAVLANAAHTTTSPGLAT, encoded by the coding sequence ATGCAGCGGTCCAGCAATAAGATTGGCACGCTGGCGGCGGCGCTGGCGAAGGCCCAATCCGAGATCGCCAACCCGGAAAAGTCGCTCACCGCGACGATCGAGTCCCCGTTTCCGCGCGAGGGCCAGCGGACCTTTCGCTACGCCTCCTTGTCTGTGGGCCTCGACATCGTTCGCAAATGCCTCGGCCTGCATGAGATCGCGACCGTCCAGAGCACTGCAATCGACCGGGATAGCGGCCTGATCAGACTGACGACCACCCTGGTCCACGCCTCCGGCGAATGGGTGTCTTCGGACTGGCCGGTCTGTCCGGCCTCGGAGACGGCAGCTCCCCATCGGATGGGCGCGGCCCTGACCTATGCCCGGCGCTATGCCCTGTTCACCCTGGTCGGCATTGCCGGAGAGGACGATCTTGATGCGCCGGAGACCTTGCCGAGTCCTCGGTCCACCGAATTTCGCACCGCCGACAGCTCCAGGAGAAAACAGGACCGAAACGTTCTGCAACGTCCCCCAACATTGAGTCGAGACCAATCCGCCCAACTGAAGGATCAGATGCTGGGCGAGATCCTTTCCGTAGCCACCGAGAACGACCTTCTGACCTGGGCCCAAAATGGGCTTCTGCGTAAGAATGCTCTGTTGGAGGACGATGCCCGGTTGATCGAAACCGCGTATCAACAGAGGCTCGCAGAAGTCACCCTTTCCGCCGGCTTATTGGACGGCAGCATACAAGGAGAACCTTCAGCGCAGGGTATCGTGGAAGAGCCGGTGGCTCATCTGGCTTTCCCCAAGGAACCTGTCCGCAAGCGGAGCAAAGCACATCTCTCGTTCGTGCGAAGTCAGCCATGTCTAATCTGCAAACAAATGCCTTCAGACCCGCACCACCTGAAGTTCGCCCAAACAAAAGCCTTGGGGCACAAGGTCAGCGACGAGTTTACCGTGCCACTTTGCCGTACTCACCACCAAGATTTGCATCGCCACGGTAACGAGAAGGCCTGGTGGGCGAACATGCAGATCGCGCCGATGCCTATTGCCAAACGACTGTGGGACGCGAGCCAGACCGGCGGCCAAGGCGGAGCCGCAGTATTGGCAAACGCCGCACACACAACGACGTCCCCGGGACTCGCAACATGA
- a CDS encoding helix-turn-helix transcriptional regulator, with translation MARAALGWGVRELAAAAKVSIDTVARFERGAELKERTIEALQRVLEAAGIELIEPNGGGPGVRLSGKSKRETQKK, from the coding sequence ATGGCTCGTGCTGCTCTTGGCTGGGGAGTTCGAGAACTTGCTGCAGCAGCCAAGGTATCAATTGACACCGTTGCTCGCTTTGAACGTGGAGCCGAATTGAAGGAGCGCACGATCGAGGCGTTGCAGCGTGTGCTAGAAGCCGCCGGCATCGAGTTAATTGAACCCAACGGTGGTGGACCCGGAGTGCGCCTAAGTGGAAAATCGAAGCGGGAGACACAGAAAAAATAA
- a CDS encoding IS5 family transposase, producing the protein MRPRERSETGEQDLFRSRLDQIIDMKHPLVRLGRTVDWGFLEGRFGEVYDDDPGRPPLPTRLMAGLSILKHTYDLSDEVLCERWVENPYYQYFCGEEFFQHRLVFDRSSLTRWRNRMGEERLAALIQESLSVAVKTEAVKPSELSRVIVDTTVQPKNVTFPTDAKLLNRAREKLVRLAQRHGVILRQSYARVGKFALIEHQRYAHAKQFKRANRKLKTLRTYLGRVIRDIGRKIEGNSGLEAAFAKLLALARRVREQQQRQRGPKVYSLHAPEVECIGKGKAHRPYEFGVKVSVATTIGHARGGQLVTHVKALPGNPYDGHTLATVIPDMEALIGNIIARLLADKGYRGHNAPPDYKFRVFISGQKRGVTPRIKRQLRRRAAVEPVIGHLKAEHRMGRNYLWFRRGDAANAVLAAAGYNFRRLIRWLRLLLHLFLTALFSGGRLNPA; encoded by the coding sequence ATGCGGCCACGAGAGCGGAGCGAGACGGGGGAACAGGATCTTTTCCGCTCCCGGCTCGATCAGATCATCGACATGAAGCATCCGCTGGTGAGGCTGGGCCGCACGGTGGATTGGGGCTTTCTGGAAGGGCGGTTCGGCGAGGTTTACGATGATGATCCCGGCCGGCCGCCGCTGCCGACGCGCTTGATGGCGGGGCTTTCGATCCTCAAGCACACCTACGACCTGTCCGACGAGGTGCTGTGCGAGCGGTGGGTCGAGAACCCCTATTACCAATACTTCTGCGGCGAAGAATTCTTCCAGCACCGGTTGGTGTTCGATCGCTCGTCGCTGACGCGCTGGCGCAATCGCATGGGCGAGGAACGGCTGGCGGCGCTGATCCAGGAAAGCCTGTCGGTTGCCGTCAAGACCGAGGCAGTCAAGCCGTCCGAACTGTCGCGGGTGATCGTCGACACCACGGTTCAGCCCAAGAACGTGACGTTCCCCACCGACGCGAAGCTTCTAAACCGGGCGCGCGAGAAGCTGGTGCGGCTGGCGCAGCGCCATGGGGTGATTTTGCGTCAGTCCTATGCGCGGGTGGGCAAGTTCGCCCTGATCGAGCACCAGCGCTATGCCCACGCCAAGCAGTTCAAGCGCGCCAACCGGAAGCTCAAGACGCTGCGGACCTATCTGGGCCGCGTGATCCGCGACATCGGCCGCAAGATCGAGGGTAACAGCGGGCTCGAGGCGGCGTTCGCAAAGCTGCTGGCGCTGGCGCGGCGCGTGCGCGAGCAGCAGCAGCGTCAACGTGGGCCGAAGGTTTATTCCCTGCACGCGCCGGAGGTCGAGTGCATCGGCAAGGGCAAGGCCCACCGGCCTTACGAGTTCGGCGTCAAAGTCTCCGTCGCCACCACGATCGGCCACGCCAGGGGCGGCCAACTCGTCACCCATGTGAAGGCACTGCCCGGCAATCCCTATGACGGTCACACGCTGGCCACCGTGATCCCGGACATGGAGGCGCTCATCGGCAACATCATCGCGCGCCTCCTCGCCGACAAGGGATATCGCGGCCACAACGCCCCACCCGATTACAAGTTCAGGGTCTTCATCTCCGGCCAGAAGCGAGGAGTGACACCAAGGATCAAACGCCAATTGCGCCGCAGGGCCGCTGTCGAGCCCGTCATCGGCCATCTCAAAGCCGAGCACCGCATGGGCCGCAATTATCTCTGGTTCCGTCGCGGCGATGCAGCCAACGCCGTCCTCGCCGCCGCCGGCTACAACTTCCGCCGCCTCATCCGCTGGCTCAGGCTTTTGCTGCACCTCTTCCTGACCGCACTCTTCTCCGGCGGTCGGCTTAATCCAGCGTGA
- a CDS encoding IS5 family transposase, whose amino-acid sequence MRGEDEHAERLFSYVRLETRIPTDHPLRAIRELVDAALKDLSRSFDRLYAREGRPSIPPERLLRALLLQAFYTVRSERQLMEQLDYNLLFRWFVGLSADDTVWDATVFCKNRDRLLDGDIAAKFFASVLNLPQVSKLLSSEHFSVDGTLIEAWASMKSFVPKDGDGRPPAAKGSGGRNAERDFHGEKRKNDTHSSNTDPDARLFRKGAGKEAKLCHMGHLMTENRNGLIVDARLTEANGTAERTTALDMIEDNAKPGSTVGGDKNYDTADFVAGCRERGCTPHVSQNNANRRSAIDARTTRHPGYRISTIKRKRIEEPFGWIKTVGGLRKTRHRGRGLVEWFFVLTATAYNLVRIPKILATTA is encoded by the coding sequence ATGCGCGGCGAAGATGAGCATGCGGAACGCCTTTTCAGCTACGTGCGGCTGGAGACACGGATCCCTACGGACCATCCGCTGCGAGCGATCCGGGAGCTTGTTGACGCGGCGCTGAAGGATTTGTCGCGATCGTTCGATCGACTGTATGCGCGCGAAGGACGGCCGTCGATCCCGCCGGAGCGGCTGTTGCGAGCGCTGCTGCTGCAGGCGTTCTACACGGTGCGCTCGGAACGGCAGCTGATGGAGCAACTCGACTACAACCTGCTATTTCGCTGGTTCGTCGGCCTGTCTGCGGACGATACGGTGTGGGACGCGACCGTGTTCTGCAAGAACAGGGACCGCCTGCTCGACGGTGATATCGCGGCGAAGTTTTTCGCGAGCGTTCTCAACCTTCCGCAAGTGAGCAAGCTGCTGTCCAGCGAGCACTTCTCCGTCGACGGCACGTTGATCGAGGCCTGGGCCAGCATGAAGAGTTTTGTGCCGAAGGATGGCGATGGCAGACCGCCGGCGGCCAAGGGCAGTGGCGGGCGCAACGCCGAGCGCGACTTCCATGGCGAGAAGCGCAAGAATGACACGCATTCTTCGAACACTGACCCGGATGCCAGGCTGTTCCGCAAAGGCGCCGGCAAGGAGGCCAAGCTCTGTCACATGGGTCATCTGATGACGGAGAACCGCAACGGGCTGATCGTCGATGCGCGACTGACCGAGGCCAACGGCACCGCGGAGCGGACCACCGCGCTCGACATGATCGAGGATAATGCCAAGCCTGGCAGCACGGTGGGCGGTGACAAGAACTACGACACTGCCGACTTCGTCGCAGGCTGTCGTGAGCGCGGCTGCACCCCGCATGTCTCCCAGAACAATGCCAATCGCCGCTCGGCGATCGATGCGCGCACCACCCGTCATCCCGGCTATCGCATCAGCACGATCAAGCGCAAGCGGATCGAGGAGCCGTTCGGCTGGATCAAGACCGTTGGCGGGCTGCGCAAGACACGCCATCGCGGCCGAGGATTGGTCGAGTGGTTCTTCGTATTGACCGCGACCGCCTACAACCTCGTTCGCATCCCGAAAATTCTGGCAACGACGGCATGA
- a CDS encoding YqaJ viral recombinase family protein — translation MHVRMVTDSTGRRSFIGGSDARIIMGDDETTLIRLWREKRGELEPEDLADNLIVQLGTVTEHLNRHWYERNTGQVVTEVQRQVFHPVKRWMAATLDGIVEGTGAVFEAKFMLPWSFSEEGAAEKHMPQLQHNMWVTASRTAVLSIITGGGKWMEMTIPADPLYQHLLLTAEKKFWRCVETGETPHLFGVEPPRPRIEAVRTVDMSGSNAWAEFAGLYQATRQAALDHERSKSELKALVPEDAKEASGHGVRAKRSKSGAISFDVLREEPGHAAVQQ, via the coding sequence ATGCATGTTCGGATGGTAACTGATTCAACAGGTAGGCGCAGCTTCATCGGCGGCTCGGATGCCCGCATCATCATGGGCGACGATGAGACCACCTTGATCCGGCTGTGGCGAGAGAAGCGTGGCGAGCTCGAGCCCGAGGACTTGGCGGACAACCTGATTGTCCAGCTCGGCACCGTGACCGAGCACCTCAACCGGCACTGGTACGAGCGGAATACCGGCCAGGTCGTGACCGAGGTGCAGCGCCAGGTGTTTCATCCGGTCAAGCGCTGGATGGCGGCCACCCTCGACGGCATAGTCGAGGGCACCGGCGCGGTATTCGAGGCCAAGTTCATGCTGCCATGGTCGTTCTCGGAAGAAGGGGCGGCCGAGAAGCATATGCCTCAGCTACAGCACAACATGTGGGTCACGGCTTCCCGAACTGCGGTGCTGTCGATCATTACCGGGGGCGGCAAATGGATGGAGATGACCATTCCGGCTGATCCGCTCTATCAGCATCTCCTGCTCACGGCCGAGAAGAAGTTCTGGCGCTGCGTCGAGACCGGCGAGACGCCACACCTGTTTGGCGTCGAGCCGCCACGGCCCCGGATCGAGGCGGTCCGGACCGTCGACATGAGCGGGTCAAACGCCTGGGCCGAGTTCGCAGGCCTTTATCAGGCGACCCGACAGGCAGCGTTGGACCACGAGCGATCAAAGTCAGAGTTGAAGGCCCTGGTGCCGGAGGATGCCAAGGAGGCCTCAGGTCACGGCGTCCGGGCCAAGCGCTCGAAGTCGGGAGCCATCAGCTTTGACGTTCTCAGAGAGGAACCTGGCCATGCAGCGGTCCAGCAATAA